The Mauremys mutica isolate MM-2020 ecotype Southern chromosome 1, ASM2049712v1, whole genome shotgun sequence genome has a segment encoding these proteins:
- the LOC123377091 gene encoding olfactory receptor 52E2-like, producing the protein MSDLNTTDFSNPSTFILLGIPGLEAAHIWISIPFCAMYTIAMLGNFTILFIVKREPSLHEPMYYFLCMLAITDLVMSTSTLPKMLSIFWFNSREISFSACLTQMYFVHCFSVMESGILVALAFDRYVAICNPLRYSKTLKNSVVAKIGLAVMLRSGILALPYPFLARRWAYCRTNIIPHFYCGHIAVVKLACTDISISSYYGLFHVLSLIGVDVFFIAVSYIQILRAIFRLPTKGARLKTFGTCISHLCAISALYIPDLFSSLIQRFGHNVPLHFLILITSVYQLVPPMIHPIIYGVRTKQIRGRLLQLFTNKGT; encoded by the coding sequence ATGTCAGATTTGAACACAACCGACTTCagcaacccctccaccttcatcctactTGGCATTCCTGGCCTAGAGGCAGCCCATATCTGGATCTCCATTCCCTTCTGTGCTATGTACACCATAGCCatgttggggaacttcaccatcctgttcatcgtgaagagggagccgagcctccatgagcccatgtactatttcctctgcatgctggccatcactgACCTGGTCATGTCCACATCCACCCTAccgaaaatgctgagcatcttctggttcaattccagggagatcagtttcagtgcctgcctcacccagatgtacttcgttCACTGCTTCTCAGTGATGGAGTCTGGAATCCTTGTGGCcctggcttttgatcgctacgtggccatctgcaatCCTCTGAGATATTCAAAAACCCTGAAAAACTCTGTTGTTGCCAAGATAGGCCTGGCCGTGATGCTGCGTAGTGGCATACTCGCATTGCCCTATCCCTTCCTAGCGAGGCGGTGggcatattgcagaaccaacataaTCCCCCACTTCTATTGTGGGCATATagctgtggtgaagctggcctgcacTGACATCagcatcagtagttactatggactgtttcatgttctctctttGATCGGagtggatgtgttttttatcgCCGTGTCCTATATTCAGATCCTCCGGGCCATCttccgcctccccacaaagggtgctcggctcaaaacttttgggacctgcatctctcatctttgtgccatctcagCTTTATACATCCCAGATTTATTCTCTTCTCTTATTCAGCggtttggccacaatgtgccGCTACATTTCCTCATTCTTATTACCAGTGTGTACCAGCTGGTGCCCCCCATGATACACCCCATCAtttatggggtgaggaccaagcagatccggggcaggctgctccagctctttactAATAAAGGGACCTAA